Proteins co-encoded in one Cryptosporangium aurantiacum genomic window:
- a CDS encoding NUDIX hydrolase produces the protein MTTPRHSVSVAAAIVDDRDRVLVIQRRDNGKWQPPGGILELDESITEGLAREVREETGLEIRAERLSGVYKNLNLGVVALVFRAARVSGTETLSDETAAIDWWDAKTIRERSDPAFAIRLLDALNSDTAPAVRSHDGMRLIDR, from the coding sequence GTGACTACTCCGCGCCACTCGGTCAGCGTGGCCGCCGCGATCGTCGATGACCGGGACCGCGTGCTCGTCATCCAGCGTCGAGACAATGGCAAGTGGCAGCCGCCCGGCGGCATTCTCGAACTCGACGAGTCGATCACGGAAGGGCTCGCACGTGAGGTCCGCGAGGAAACCGGGCTCGAAATCCGGGCGGAACGGCTCTCCGGCGTATACAAGAACCTCAACCTCGGAGTCGTCGCACTGGTCTTCCGCGCCGCCCGAGTATCCGGCACGGAAACGCTAAGCGACGAGACTGCCGCCATCGATTGGTGGGACGCCAAGACAATTAGGGAACGGTCCGATCCGGCGTTTGCGATTCGGCTTCTCGATGCACTCAACAGCGACACCGCTCC
- a CDS encoding GntR family transcriptional regulator yields MAAIQPPKAQYQQVAALLRERIHDGTYTADQPLPSEPQLSAELGVSRQTINRAMNLLRSEGLVRVRRGFGTFIRGVPQVTRDAKKRYAARNQGTGAGDVEIKALGLTPRTEYVEIGRVPAPAAVATVLSIETGAPVLVRRRHLFANDEPTQLADSYIPWDIAEGTELLNRNVGRGGSYTRLAELGHGPVRFTEEVTVRTATDDEASLLELDGGQPVIDITHIAWDAADRPVEVALHVMPGNLWRLRYDWDDPTADEYPTVDGEV; encoded by the coding sequence TTGGCGGCCATCCAGCCCCCCAAGGCCCAGTACCAGCAGGTTGCAGCGCTGCTACGCGAACGGATCCACGACGGCACCTACACCGCTGACCAGCCACTACCGAGCGAGCCGCAACTCTCCGCCGAACTCGGCGTGTCACGGCAGACGATCAACCGGGCGATGAACCTGCTTCGCAGCGAAGGGCTAGTCCGAGTCCGCCGCGGCTTCGGAACCTTCATCCGCGGCGTACCCCAGGTGACGCGGGACGCGAAGAAGCGCTATGCGGCGCGGAACCAGGGAACCGGTGCCGGCGACGTCGAGATCAAGGCTCTCGGCCTGACGCCGCGAACCGAGTACGTCGAGATCGGACGGGTGCCAGCCCCCGCCGCGGTGGCGACAGTGCTGAGCATCGAGACCGGCGCACCGGTTCTTGTTCGACGTCGCCACCTGTTCGCGAACGATGAGCCGACGCAACTGGCGGACTCCTACATCCCGTGGGACATCGCGGAGGGGACCGAACTCCTCAACCGGAACGTAGGTCGGGGCGGCTCCTACACCCGCCTTGCGGAACTGGGACACGGACCAGTGCGATTCACCGAGGAAGTCACCGTTCGGACGGCCACCGATGACGAAGCAAGCCTCCTGGAATTGGACGGCGGTCAACCTGTCATCGACATCACGCACATCGCATGGGATGCCGCTGACCGGCCGGTTGAGGTCGCACTTCACGTGATGCCGGGCAACCTCTGGCGGCTCCGATACGACTGGGACGACCCGACGGCCGACGAGTACCCGACAGTGGACGGGGAGGTCTGA